One window from the genome of Lynx canadensis isolate LIC74 chromosome E3, mLynCan4.pri.v2, whole genome shotgun sequence encodes:
- the IGSF6 gene encoding immunoglobulin superfamily member 6 isoform X1 translates to METVKRGKTILGLEINLILFYFGAARACIVSVSQPQYLEVDHTQEAITIQCSYSHVACPAEQPRSLWFRYGAHQPENLCLDGCTSDAGKFTVKEALTQNQVSLTVNRVTLNDSAIYICGIVLPFSKEPGAKRTGEGTMLVVREMKGLHNLLIAVLSLLSIYMTVVLGIFVVLSKSKSNSLRNKETEDSQKEKGNTYE, encoded by the exons ATGGAGACTGTGAAGAGAGGCAAGACCATCCTCGGCCTGGAAATCAATctgattctcttttattttg GTGCTGCTCGTGCCTGTATAGTCTCGGTCTCTCAACCACAGTACCTCGAAGTGGACCATACCCAAGAAGCCATAACCATTCAGTGTTCCTACTCCCATGTGGCGTGCCCCGCAGAGCAACCAAGAAGCCTGTGGTTTCGCTATGGAGCTCACCAGCCGGAGAACCTCTGCTTGGATGGATGCACCAGCGATGCGGGCAAGTTCACAGTGAAGGAAGCCCTGACACAAAATCAGGTTTCCCTCACTGTGAACAGGGTGACTCTCAACGACAGTGCCATCTACATCTGTGGAATAGTCCTTCCCTTTTCAAAGGAACCAGGAGCCAAGCGGACCGGAGAAGGGACCATGCTGGTGGTGAGAG AAATGAAGGGGCTCCACAATCTCCTGATAGCTGTTCTATCACTGCTCTCTATCTACATGACTGTTGTTCTCGGGATCTTCGTGGTCCTCTCCAAA TCAAAATCCAACTCtctaagaaacaaagaaacagaagactcaCAAAAG